In Achromobacter xylosoxidans A8, a single window of DNA contains:
- a CDS encoding immunity 52 family protein yields MLITCQFKDPTHQSGDFPEMLRRLRAITALLAGKSDGLTEWFSQGESIDEARLYPAFEGDEPSNAFLAVLNNEYRLDRSFTAISIWNGAEEQRDGVVLELQGNNKGGPCTLTISYHKRRDDRFGGAASVKDIVAAIAELFVTQYVTVSPRYYYEKQVFDDKPGVGWMLYLPQVITAEQVPEAQALIPVPAAGKKQTGTIIVSVANEVFSLDNASHVELANRIEMRLVDQDLLPRYADL; encoded by the coding sequence ATGCTTATCACATGCCAATTTAAAGACCCAACACATCAGTCCGGAGATTTTCCGGAAATGCTTCGTCGGCTGCGCGCGATCACAGCGTTGCTGGCAGGCAAGTCCGACGGATTGACGGAATGGTTCTCGCAGGGTGAGTCGATTGACGAAGCCAGGTTGTATCCTGCCTTCGAGGGCGACGAACCCTCGAATGCGTTCCTTGCCGTGTTGAACAACGAATATCGGCTTGACAGGTCATTTACTGCCATCTCTATTTGGAATGGCGCTGAAGAACAACGCGATGGCGTAGTTCTTGAGTTGCAAGGCAACAATAAAGGCGGTCCGTGCACTCTGACCATCTCTTACCATAAGCGGCGCGACGACCGCTTTGGCGGCGCCGCCTCGGTAAAAGATATCGTCGCCGCGATCGCCGAGCTCTTTGTCACGCAGTATGTAACTGTCTCTCCACGCTATTACTACGAGAAGCAGGTTTTCGACGACAAACCCGGCGTCGGCTGGATGCTATACCTTCCGCAAGTGATCACCGCCGAGCAAGTCCCGGAAGCCCAGGCTCTGATTCCCGTTCCTGCTGCCGGAAAGAAACAGACCGGCACCATCATCGTCAGCGTCGCGAACGAAGTGTTTTCGCTGGACAACGCCAGCCACGTCGAATTGGCGAACCGCATCGAAATGCGTCTGGTGGACCAGGATCTGCTGCCGCGCTACGCGGACCTCTAG
- a CDS encoding DUF4123 domain-containing protein, with translation MPDEVSATHPLSRSSSCVALFDGTPDEALAHAGLWLLDCSSDGNPHIAALQRLAESGLGCIWILSSYAIDDLAEALQARLKVVRMPNGSPALLRYYDARLANDIAALLTPEQRAAFFAPVHDWLAQRNGELIRIHPTHGA, from the coding sequence CTGCCCGATGAGGTTTCGGCTACCCATCCCTTATCCCGCTCCTCATCTTGCGTAGCGCTGTTCGACGGCACGCCTGATGAAGCGCTGGCCCATGCCGGCCTATGGCTGCTGGATTGCTCCTCCGACGGGAATCCCCACATCGCTGCGCTGCAACGCCTGGCCGAAAGCGGGCTTGGTTGTATCTGGATCCTCAGCAGCTACGCCATAGATGATCTGGCCGAAGCCTTGCAGGCGCGATTGAAAGTAGTACGCATGCCCAATGGATCCCCTGCATTGCTGCGCTATTACGACGCAAGACTCGCGAACGACATCGCTGCGCTGCTAACCCCCGAGCAACGAGCCGCGTTCTTTGCCCCCGTCCACGATTGGCTGGCGCAACGCAACGGCGAACTCATCAGGATTCATCCCACCCATGGTGCTTAA
- a CDS encoding Bug family tripartite tricarboxylate transporter substrate binding protein: MRLRPVFKRLAQACVSLALLGGASAALAQTYPDHPVKWIVPFPPGGAMDSIARTLGESMGKQLNTTFIVENRAGAGGNIGAASVARAKPDGYTILIVANGMAVNPALYTDLNYDPIKDFAPISLLAVVPNVLVTNPARTGATSVQDVIAKAKAQPNHYTYASAGVGTSIHLAGELFLSMAQVDMLHVPYKGSGPAVADLLGGQVDYMFDSITSAKPHIEAGKLRALAVTTSKRSAALPDVPTVAESGLPGYELMPWFAAFAPAGTPPEVVAKLHAAMRAALNDAKVRATLDSIGAEPIGGTPDELRDHLARETAQWKTLVKERNIKIN, translated from the coding sequence ATGCGCTTGCGCCCTGTATTCAAACGACTTGCCCAGGCCTGCGTGAGCCTGGCCCTGCTGGGCGGCGCGTCCGCGGCGCTGGCGCAGACCTATCCGGATCATCCGGTCAAATGGATCGTGCCCTTCCCGCCGGGCGGCGCGATGGACAGCATCGCCCGCACCCTGGGCGAATCCATGGGCAAGCAGCTCAACACCACCTTCATCGTGGAGAACCGCGCGGGCGCCGGCGGCAATATCGGCGCGGCCAGCGTGGCCCGCGCCAAGCCCGACGGCTACACCATCCTGATCGTGGCCAACGGCATGGCCGTCAATCCGGCGCTGTACACGGACCTGAACTACGACCCGATCAAGGATTTCGCACCGATCTCGCTGTTGGCCGTGGTGCCGAATGTGCTGGTCACCAATCCCGCGCGCACCGGCGCCACCAGCGTGCAGGATGTGATCGCCAAGGCCAAGGCGCAGCCCAACCACTACACCTATGCCTCGGCCGGCGTGGGCACCTCCATCCATCTGGCGGGCGAGCTGTTCCTGTCCATGGCGCAGGTAGACATGCTGCACGTGCCCTACAAGGGCAGCGGCCCCGCCGTCGCCGACCTGCTGGGCGGACAGGTGGACTACATGTTCGACAGCATCACCTCCGCCAAGCCGCACATCGAAGCCGGCAAGCTGCGGGCGCTGGCTGTGACGACCAGCAAGCGTTCGGCCGCCCTGCCCGATGTGCCCACCGTGGCCGAAAGCGGCCTGCCCGGCTACGAACTGATGCCCTGGTTCGCGGCTTTCGCCCCCGCCGGCACGCCGCCCGAGGTGGTCGCGAAACTACACGCCGCCATGCGCGCCGCGCTGAATGATGCCAAGGTGCGCGCCACGCTGGATTCGATCGGCGCCGAGCCCATCGGCGGCACGCCGGATGAATTGCGCGACCATCTGGCGCGCGAGACCGCGCAATGGAAGACGCTGGTCAAGGAACGGAATATCAAGATCAATTGA
- a CDS encoding restriction endonuclease fold toxin 5 domain-containing protein: MPGPLAIPIAGWVAEAIAAAFARAAASAAAGAVLGGVATLPGDTPREDSEAKPTDRALPRTEEPCKKCPPDLGMKVRRRHGENWNAYAYQARITGFDYDTEYCLWSDEWNWKVLTLGSEFDIDFDGFVSTECLLQETKGNYGSFIDEDGEQAGWFGGFKTMRLQASRQAGAVRTNPPARLRWYFQTPRTQALLRQLLNSLGAESVVVP, encoded by the coding sequence ATGCCTGGACCTCTCGCAATACCAATCGCAGGATGGGTGGCGGAAGCCATAGCAGCCGCGTTCGCTCGGGCGGCAGCAAGCGCCGCGGCAGGTGCAGTGCTGGGAGGCGTGGCCACTTTGCCAGGCGATACGCCTCGGGAAGACAGCGAAGCCAAACCAACCGACCGTGCCTTGCCCAGGACCGAAGAACCTTGCAAAAAATGCCCGCCGGACCTGGGGATGAAAGTCAGGCGCAGGCATGGGGAAAATTGGAACGCCTATGCATATCAAGCCCGGATTACCGGGTTCGACTACGACACCGAGTATTGTTTGTGGAGCGATGAATGGAACTGGAAGGTTCTCACTCTCGGTAGCGAGTTTGACATCGACTTTGACGGCTTCGTGTCGACGGAGTGCCTGCTGCAGGAGACGAAAGGAAACTACGGCAGTTTCATCGATGAAGACGGAGAGCAAGCCGGTTGGTTTGGCGGCTTCAAGACCATGCGCTTACAAGCCAGCCGCCAGGCAGGCGCGGTTCGTACCAACCCTCCCGCAAGATTAAGATGGTATTTCCAAACTCCAAGAACGCAGGCACTGCTGCGGCAGCTGCTGAACAGCCTGGGCGCGGAATCCGTTGTAGTTCCCTGA
- a CDS encoding PAAR domain-containing protein yields MSERSIIRKGDRTSHGGTVAEGHPTSMLLGREIALVGHKVTCPKCKGAFPILADPGRNHSFMGQDTAVEGMRTACGAVLIASQMVARIGFAQGLSDPAPIATAQSDTLCQECLEAAAR; encoded by the coding sequence ATGTCTGAACGTTCCATCATCAGAAAGGGAGATCGGACTTCGCACGGCGGGACCGTAGCCGAAGGCCACCCCACCTCGATGCTCCTTGGACGAGAGATCGCGTTGGTGGGACATAAAGTCACATGCCCGAAATGCAAGGGCGCCTTTCCCATCCTGGCCGATCCGGGACGCAATCATTCATTCATGGGCCAGGACACCGCCGTGGAGGGAATGCGCACCGCCTGCGGCGCCGTACTGATAGCGTCACAGATGGTGGCGCGTATCGGCTTTGCCCAAGGACTGTCCGATCCCGCTCCGATAGCCACAGCCCAGAGCGACACGCTGTGCCAGGAGTGTCTGGAAGCCGCTGCCCGATGA
- a CDS encoding LysR family transcriptional regulator, producing the protein MQLRQLRYFQAVAEEGSFTRAAARLHMAQPPLSRQIRLFEEELGVQLFERTTRALRLTEAGRFLLEQSRLLTARLEEVLEGTRRLGQTQRRWFGIGFVPSTLYGFVPELIRQLRNADPQVEVGLTEMTTLPQLEALKAGRIDLGIGRILFDDPAIERRVLMTEALMAAVPLGHPIARLRRVSVERLAREPFVLYPARPRPNFSDHVLGLFRAAGHAPQVVQEANELQTAIGLVAAGLGVTVVPASVQRLQRQDVAHVAIDADTFVSPVIVSYRKDDASAFLARALELAQALAA; encoded by the coding sequence ATGCAACTGAGGCAATTGCGCTATTTTCAGGCCGTGGCGGAAGAAGGCAGCTTCACGCGCGCGGCCGCCCGGCTGCACATGGCCCAGCCGCCGCTCAGCCGTCAAATACGCCTGTTCGAGGAAGAACTGGGCGTGCAGCTGTTCGAACGCACCACGCGGGCGCTGCGGCTGACGGAAGCGGGCCGCTTCCTGCTGGAACAATCGCGTCTGTTGACCGCGCGCCTGGAAGAGGTGCTGGAGGGCACGCGCCGGCTGGGACAGACGCAGCGGCGCTGGTTCGGCATAGGCTTCGTGCCGTCCACGCTCTATGGCTTCGTGCCGGAGCTGATCCGGCAACTGCGCAACGCCGATCCGCAGGTCGAGGTCGGCCTCACGGAAATGACTACCTTGCCGCAGCTCGAGGCGCTGAAGGCCGGACGCATCGATCTGGGCATAGGCCGTATCCTGTTCGACGACCCCGCCATCGAACGGCGCGTGCTGATGACCGAAGCGCTGATGGCGGCGGTGCCGCTGGGCCATCCGATCGCGCGGCTGCGCCGGGTATCTGTCGAGCGTCTGGCGCGCGAGCCCTTCGTGTTGTATCCGGCGCGCCCGCGCCCGAACTTCTCCGACCATGTGCTGGGGCTGTTCCGCGCGGCGGGACATGCGCCGCAGGTGGTACAGGAAGCCAACGAGTTGCAGACCGCCATCGGCCTGGTCGCGGCCGGGCTGGGCGTGACGGTGGTGCCGGCCTCGGTGCAGCGCTTGCAGCGCCAGGATGTGGCGCATGTGGCGATCGACGCCGACACTTTCGTGTCGCCGGTGATCGTCAGTTATCGCAAGGACGATGCGTCGGCGTTTCTGGCGCGGGCGTTGGAGCTGGCGCAAGCGCTGGCGGCTTAG